One Ignavibacteria bacterium genomic region harbors:
- a CDS encoding response regulator yields the protein MEKQKILLIDDDESTLESLSTYFEELGYNVLKARNGITGLEIVKNLSPDLIISDIRMPGLNGVEFAFIIKGLKFNIPIILISSFDYKENKLIDKCSYGYVQKPIDIHCLNEMITEALPKNVLNESTV from the coding sequence GTGGAAAAGCAAAAAATATTACTGATAGATGATGATGAATCAACACTTGAATCACTTTCTACATATTTTGAAGAATTGGGATACAATGTGTTGAAAGCAAGAAACGGAATTACAGGACTCGAAATAGTCAAGAATTTAAGTCCTGATTTAATTATCTCGGATATAAGAATGCCTGGACTGAATGGGGTTGAGTTTGCTTTTATAATAAAAGGTCTTAAATTTAATATACCGATTATATTAATATCATCATTTGATTATAAAGAGAATAAATTAATTGATAAATGTTCATACGGTTATGTTCAGAAACCAATAGATATTCACTGTCTGAATGAAATGATAACTGAAGCACTGCCAAAAAATGTTTTAAACGAAAGTACTGTATAA
- a CDS encoding thymidine phosphorylase, with protein MNAVEIIKKKRNGGKLTKEEIKFFINKHLEGKITDYQVSAFLMAVHFNGMNDEETLHLTELMLNSGEIIDLSFINGAKVDKHSTGGVGDKTSLILSPQIAMLGIYVPMISGRGLGHTGGTLDKLESIEGFNINKNIQQYIETLAKIGCVMIGQTENVAPADKKFYAIRDVTATVDSIPLITSSILSKKLAEGAEAFVFDVKMGSGANLQNEDESRELAMKLVSVSKKFGKKAIAVLTDMHEPLGYKIGNWLEVEECIEVMKGKPVPDLIKVNNVLAGAMIFLGGKANSIDEGEKIADELLAGGKVYYKFLDMVREHNGSVEYIEDYNNLKRAKYSRKITAEKSGYINKLDAYGFGLANVELGGGRKKADDRIDFLSGIILEKKCGDKVKKGDTICVMYAEDEERFENSIVLIDKSIEINEVNTFKKNLIMDIIY; from the coding sequence ATGAATGCAGTCGAAATCATCAAGAAAAAACGCAACGGCGGAAAACTTACCAAAGAGGAGATTAAATTCTTCATCAACAAACATCTTGAAGGAAAAATTACGGATTACCAGGTTTCTGCATTTCTAATGGCTGTACATTTCAATGGCATGAACGATGAAGAGACGCTACACCTAACAGAATTAATGCTCAACAGCGGCGAAATCATAGATCTTTCTTTTATAAATGGTGCAAAAGTTGACAAACATTCGACAGGAGGGGTAGGAGATAAAACGTCTTTAATACTATCTCCGCAGATCGCAATGCTTGGAATATATGTACCGATGATATCCGGCAGGGGACTCGGTCATACAGGAGGAACTCTCGATAAGCTTGAATCAATAGAAGGATTTAATATTAATAAAAATATTCAGCAGTATATAGAAACGCTCGCTAAGATTGGCTGTGTTATGATTGGACAGACTGAAAATGTGGCACCAGCTGATAAAAAGTTTTATGCTATTAGGGATGTAACTGCAACAGTTGACAGCATACCTCTTATTACCTCAAGCATATTAAGCAAGAAACTTGCTGAAGGTGCTGAGGCGTTTGTCTTTGACGTTAAGATGGGAAGCGGTGCGAATCTTCAAAATGAAGATGAATCCAGAGAACTTGCAATGAAACTTGTTTCGGTATCAAAGAAGTTTGGAAAGAAAGCAATTGCAGTGCTGACTGATATGCATGAACCTCTGGGTTATAAAATTGGAAACTGGCTTGAAGTTGAAGAGTGTATTGAAGTAATGAAAGGGAAACCGGTTCCTGACCTCATTAAGGTTAATAATGTACTTGCAGGTGCTATGATTTTTCTTGGCGGTAAAGCGAATAGTATAGATGAAGGTGAAAAAATTGCTGATGAGCTTTTGGCAGGCGGGAAGGTTTATTATAAGTTTCTGGATATGGTGAGAGAACATAATGGGAGTGTTGAATATATAGAAGATTATAATAACTTAAAGAGAGCAAAATACTCAAGAAAGATTACAGCTGAAAAGTCTGGATACATTAATAAACTCGATGCTTATGGTTTTGGTCTTGCTAATGTTGAACTCGGAGGCGGGAGGAAGAAAGCCGATGACAGGATTGATTTTTTATCTGGTATTATTCTTGAGAAGAAATGCGGAGACAAAGTTAAAAAGGGCGATACTATTTGTGTAATGTATGCAGAAGATGAAGAAAGGTTTGAGAATTCAATTGTACTTATTGACAAATCAATTGAAATAAATGAAGTGAATACTTTTAAGAAGAACTTAATCATGGATATAATATATTAG
- the guaB gene encoding IMP dehydrogenase, with the protein MKTKILETAITFDDVLLVPAKSEVLPRDVKLRSKLTKKITLNIPLLSAAMDTVTESELAVAIAREGGIGIIHKNMSFSRQAEEVDKVKRSESGMIREPVTLTANETIGDALTVMEKFSISGIPIIDKAGKLIGILTNRDLRFHPDRGMLIKNVMTKENLITAPMGTDLTKAELILQNHRIEKLPVVDKNGILKGLITFKDIQKRKSFPNACKDEFGRLRVGAAVGIAGDTMHRVTELVKSSVDVIVVDTAHGHSRGVLETVRKLKKKFDVEIIAGNVATAEATVDLINAGADGIKVGIGAGSICTTRVIAGVGVPQLSAVLECSKAAAKYRIPVIADGGIKQTGDVPKAIAAGASSVMIGGMLAGTDETPGEKVLYEGRSFKVYRGMGSIEAMKEGSKDRYFQDMEDDIKKLVPEGIEGIVPYKGPLKDTIYQIIGGLRAAMGYCGAKDINSMRAKTKFMRITNSGLRESHPHDVKITKEAPNYGTKG; encoded by the coding sequence ATGAAAACAAAAATACTCGAAACTGCTATAACATTTGACGACGTTTTGCTCGTCCCTGCAAAGTCTGAAGTTCTACCGCGTGACGTAAAACTTAGGTCTAAACTTACAAAGAAGATTACTCTTAATATTCCCTTACTATCAGCAGCTATGGATACAGTTACCGAATCAGAGCTTGCTGTTGCTATTGCCCGAGAAGGCGGAATAGGGATTATTCATAAAAATATGTCATTCTCAAGACAGGCAGAAGAAGTTGATAAAGTGAAAAGAAGTGAAAGCGGTATGATTAGAGAACCTGTTACGCTTACGGCAAATGAAACAATCGGAGATGCATTAACGGTTATGGAGAAGTTTAGTATCTCGGGAATACCTATAATTGATAAAGCCGGGAAGCTAATCGGGATCTTGACTAACAGAGATTTAAGGTTTCATCCTGACAGGGGAATGCTGATTAAGAATGTTATGACAAAAGAAAACCTAATAACAGCGCCGATGGGAACTGACCTTACAAAAGCAGAGTTAATTCTGCAAAATCATAGGATTGAAAAGCTTCCAGTGGTCGATAAAAATGGTATCCTGAAAGGACTTATTACCTTCAAGGATATACAGAAACGGAAGAGTTTCCCAAATGCATGCAAAGATGAGTTCGGCAGACTCCGTGTCGGAGCAGCTGTCGGTATAGCAGGAGATACGATGCACAGAGTTACTGAACTTGTAAAATCAAGTGTCGATGTAATAGTTGTAGATACAGCACACGGTCATTCGAGAGGTGTTCTTGAAACAGTCAGAAAATTAAAGAAGAAGTTTGATGTTGAAATCATAGCAGGAAATGTTGCCACAGCAGAAGCAACGGTAGATTTAATAAATGCAGGTGCTGACGGGATTAAAGTAGGTATAGGTGCGGGTTCAATCTGCACAACAAGAGTTATAGCAGGTGTCGGTGTTCCCCAGCTTAGTGCAGTACTTGAATGCTCCAAAGCAGCAGCTAAGTATAGAATACCAGTCATTGCAGACGGCGGAATTAAACAGACAGGCGACGTTCCAAAAGCTATCGCAGCAGGTGCAAGTTCTGTTATGATTGGCGGTATGCTAGCCGGGACAGATGAAACTCCCGGAGAAAAAGTTCTTTATGAAGGTAGAAGTTTTAAAGTTTACAGAGGAATGGGTTCGATAGAAGCAATGAAAGAAGGCTCGAAGGACAGGTATTTTCAGGACATGGAAGACGACATTAAAAAACTTGTTCCTGAAGGTATTGAAGGAATAGTCCCATATAAAGGTCCTTTAAAAGATACTATTTATCAGATTATCGGAGGACTGCGTGCTGCGATGGGCTACTGCGGTGCAAAAGACATAAATTCGATGAGAGCAAAGACAAAGTTCATGAGAATTACTAATTCCGGCTTGAGAGAAAGTCACCCCCATGATGTCAAGATAACAAAAGAAGCGCCAAACTACGGAACAAAGGGGTAA
- a CDS encoding thermonuclease family protein: MFKLTGKIISTFITLGFIVLISGYFIYRSFTDNESTEDIKYYIVVKVVDGDTFELSDKSRIRLLGIDTPEVYDSEKLERDAESSGQDINTIKKLGKLASDYVKGIAEGKRVRLERDPKNDDKDKYGRLLRYVYLEDGTCINAKIIKDGYAQVFEKYEISKIDEFRKLQREARENNRGLWGPVDGLKQLN; the protein is encoded by the coding sequence ATGTTTAAACTGACCGGTAAAATAATATCAACATTCATTACTTTAGGATTTATTGTCCTAATTTCTGGTTACTTTATTTACAGGTCGTTTACTGATAATGAGAGTACTGAAGATATTAAATATTACATAGTCGTTAAAGTTGTTGACGGTGATACCTTCGAACTCAGTGATAAAAGCAGGATTCGGCTTCTTGGAATTGATACTCCTGAAGTGTATGATTCTGAAAAACTTGAGAGGGATGCCGAATCGAGTGGTCAGGATATTAATACCATTAAGAAGCTCGGAAAACTCGCAAGCGACTACGTAAAGGGTATTGCCGAGGGGAAACGAGTGAGGCTCGAGAGAGACCCAAAAAACGACGACAAGGATAAATACGGTAGATTGCTAAGGTATGTTTATCTTGAAGACGGGACTTGTATTAACGCAAAGATTATTAAAGACGGCTATGCTCAGGTTTTCGAAAAATATGAAATTTCTAAAATTGATGAATTCAGAAAGCTTCAGAGGGAAGCCCGCGAGAATAACAGGGGGCTTTGGGGACCCGTTGACGGACTGAAACAACTGAACTAA